Part of the Ignavibacterium album JCM 16511 genome, TATATTTTTATATTCATAATATTTTGTCAGAGACTCATTTAAAAAGTTTAGAAAATTTTTTGATGATATGAGGTCTTCTTCCATCACTATTATTTTATCATAAATATTCAGAACTTCAGTAACACCTTGAATAATAGATTTAGCCAACCCTAAGTTTTCCTCTCTTTCAATTATCTCAACTTTAGCAAATCCCTTACTTTCATTTTTGATTATTCTTCTAACTTTATTTACTAACTCGAAGTGTTCTTCATTCTTCGGTCCATCAGAAAAAATAAAAAGTGAAGATTGTGGAGCAAGAAAATTATTCTTTAAAGAAACTAGTGTTTTTAAAGTTTCCTCTGGTCTTGCATAAACAAATAGTGCAACTGGTGCAAGGTTCATTATATTCCTAAACAATTATTTGTTTTATAAAAAATCGATGTGCAAGATTTATTTAAATATGCAGGTTGAATACCCCAAAAATCAATTTTTTTAAATTTATTCTGATAAAGAAAGTCTGTAATATTTTTATACTCATCTCTCTCCGAATTATCTAAAATGATTACACCGTTCTCTTTGAGTAATTCTATGGATATAGATATAGCTTCTTCTCTTTCTATAGCATCAACTATAATTATATCGTATTTCTTGTTAGTTGTTTTTATTACTTCAGCGTATGTGCAATCAAAATTAACTTGTTCATAAAATATTAGTCTGGCATTTGATGGTAATTTATTCACAATTTTGTTAAACCATTCTTTATCAGTCTCAACAGATATAATTTCTTTTACTCTTTCGGCAAAAAATAAAGTTGAGCTACCGGAACCGTACTCAAAAATTATCATCTCTTTTGTTAACCTGTCTTTAAGGAATTCTATTGCAGGATAAGTAAACCACGGAATTGGATTCCCATCCTTATCCACAGGTCTTTTTTCATCAAGAGACTTAAACCAACCTTCATCATAAAGGTATCCCGACTCTTTTGAAGCGATAATCAATTCCAAAGATTTAGGATGAGTAATAAAATATTTTATTGAGTTAATCTTTTGTTTTAATGTTAATGACATATTTATAAATTTCAGATAGAATGTTCAATAGGAGAATTGACTTCAACATCATTTTAAGTTGGTTGAATGTTTTCCTTGTCAACCCAACAGAAAATGTCGCCAATGAATACGAAACCAAAGTTGCAAAGGCAGCACCGTTTATTCCATAGATTGGTATCAAAAACCAATTCATGACTACATTAACAATCATTCCCAACAATGTTCTGTAAAATGAAAGTTTCGTCAAATTCTCACTTATAAGATATTGACTGCTCGCAACTCCAAGAAATGTTGCAACGCCTGCCCAAATATAAATGGTAAGTACCGGAGCTGCAGGTTTATATTCAGGACCGAATAAAAGATTAATTATGAAATCGGACAGAAGTGTAACAGGAATTGCTATTGCGATTGAAATTGCAGCAAGAAAATCATACAGTTTTTGTAATCGGCTTAAGTAAAGTTTCTCACTTACTTGTTTTGCATTTACAATCGCAGGGAAAACGGATGTACTTATTGCCATCGGAACAAAATACCACGCTTCGCAAAGTTTAACTGCTACGGCATAATATCCAACATCAGTGGCTGACATAAAATTTTTAATCATTACCTGATCTATTTTCATATAAATTGCAATTACAACTCCGGATAAAACCAATGGCCAGGAATCTTTAAACAATTCTGTAGCTGTTTTTTTATTAAACTTCCAATGAGAAAAAGAGAGACTATTTTTTTTGTAAACAGTATAATAACCAATTGCAAGTAAAACTGATTCAAGAGTTTGAACAATTGCAAAGTAAATCAACGGTTGATTAAAAACGACAAGCAGTACTTTTATTATTGATGCAATAAAAAATGAACCGGATTGTGCAACAACATTAAATTTTGCTTCTACTCGTGATTGGAAAAATTGCTCAATAACGCCTAACGATTGAAAAATTGTTGCAGCAGAGATGATAACAATTAATATAAGATTAAATGATGGTTCATTGATAATGAAAGCCGTTATTGAAACTAAAATGATTGTAACAACTGAGCCAATCAGTCTTAGCCGGAAAACAGTACCAAGTATTTCATCTCTTCGTTCAGGATTTTTAACCAATTCACGAACTACAATACTATCCATTCCAAGATTGGCAAATGATGTAAATAATCCGGCAAAACTTATTGCGTAATTTAATAGTCCGAACTGACCCGGACCTAAATACCGTGCTACATAAATTCCGACAAAGAACGCTACTAAGGTTTTAAAAATTTTTTCTGCAAACATCCAGCTGGTGTTTGCAAAATATCTCTTAAAAGTTTCTGAGCCGAAATTAATTTTTGTATTTATGTTATTATCGCTCAATAAAAAATTACTTTCGTTTCCGTTTAATCTCAATTACTAAAGTTACAATCAATCCCAAAATCACAAGTGAGCTTAATACTAATGCTATGTTTCTGGAAATGAAAAAGCTTTCGGGTGCATATTCAATCTTAAGTAAATGCTTGCCTTTAGTAACTAATATTCCAAGATAACCATGATTTGTTTTATAAACTTCTGTCCTGGTTCCATCTATATAAGCTTTCCAGCCAGGATGATAACTATTTCCTATAAATATAAAATTATTTCCAGAGGCATTTACTTCTGCTTCTATTAAAGCTTCATCATAATTTAATAATCTAATTGAAGCAGTTGAATCAATTGCATCAATCTTAAGATTGTCTTTATCTACTATTGCAACTTCACTTGGGTTTATTTCACCTGATTTTACTTTGTTCAGAAATTCAAGAGCGGAAAATTTCTCTATCTTATTTATAAAAAACATTCGTGGTAAATAATTTTCATTCATCATCACAACTGTGTTTGCTGAATTATAAACCGGCTTTAGTCCCGGCAAACCAATTGGCTGATTAGCAATTATATATTTCACATTAAGCATATTCCACAAAGCAGGATTAACTGGTCCTACTACATCCATATAGTCCTGATATGCTCTTGGTTTGATACCAGAGTAACCATAAAAATCTTCGATTAAAAAATAGGCATGAAAATTTGCGTTGTTATTGAATGAACCAATTGAGCCATCTTGCTTTAAATTAAAAATCCTGAATGGTTCTTTTTCGTTCTGCTGTTCGATGAAGGATATATAATCGGGTTTAGTAAATAAACTTTTGATATCAGGATTATCAGTGTACTTGGCTCCTCTTGAATCAATTCGCCATAAATCAACAATAGTCAGAAGAATAAAGACTCCAACGAGAATATCGGCACTCAATTTTTTATTGAGATATAAATAGATACTCCATAGAGCAATTGAGATAAATAAAAATGCCAGGGTTAAATCAGTTGTAAACATCTGCGCTGTGTAATCAGCTAAGACCTGATGTTGCTGTGCAAGCTGAGGTTTACTTTGCTGAATTGATGCTGCATAATCGTTAACTCTTCCAACAAACCATTTAGAGATAGGATTATTCAAAAGAATTACAAGTATGAAAATTCCGGTTATCGCATATGAAATATTTCTGATGATAAGTTTTATCTTCTCATTCTTTCCATCCCGAAGTGAAATTAATTTCATGAGTCCCAATCCTGCTAAAACAGGCATACTCATCTGTACCAATACAAGCATCATTGAAGGAACACGAAACTTGTTGAAGTATGGGAAGTAATAAAACATCAAATCGAAAAGCAAAGGGAAGTTTTTTCCAAATGAAATAAGAAGCGAGATTAATGTTAATATTGTTAGAAACTGAACGAAAGGATCTTTTCTGAGAGCAATCATTGCATACAAACCAAGTAGAAAAACTAATATACCCATATACATTGCAACATCAACAAAAAGCATTTGACCGAAATAAGTATTTACCTCAACTTCCTGATTATTGGTTAGTGGACCTTTATACTTAGAATTTCCAAATCCATAATAAGAAGGAACAAAAAATGTAAGAACTTCTTCAGGTGAAAATGACCATTCTGTATGGTAGTTGTAATAGTCAGATTCACTTTTTTCTGTTTTAG contains:
- a CDS encoding FkbM family methyltransferase; translated protein: MSLTLKQKINSIKYFITHPKSLELIIASKESGYLYDEGWFKSLDEKRPVDKDGNPIPWFTYPAIEFLKDRLTKEMIIFEYGSGSSTLFFAERVKEIISVETDKEWFNKIVNKLPSNARLIFYEQVNFDCTYAEVIKTTNKKYDIIIVDAIEREEAISISIELLKENGVIILDNSERDEYKNITDFLYQNKFKKIDFWGIQPAYLNKSCTSIFYKTNNCLGI
- a CDS encoding flippase, with amino-acid sequence MSDNNINTKINFGSETFKRYFANTSWMFAEKIFKTLVAFFVGIYVARYLGPGQFGLLNYAISFAGLFTSFANLGMDSIVVRELVKNPERRDEILGTVFRLRLIGSVVTIILVSITAFIINEPSFNLILIVIISAATIFQSLGVIEQFFQSRVEAKFNVVAQSGSFFIASIIKVLLVVFNQPLIYFAIVQTLESVLLAIGYYTVYKKNSLSFSHWKFNKKTATELFKDSWPLVLSGVVIAIYMKIDQVMIKNFMSATDVGYYAVAVKLCEAWYFVPMAISTSVFPAIVNAKQVSEKLYLSRLQKLYDFLAAISIAIAIPVTLLSDFIINLLFGPEYKPAAPVLTIYIWAGVATFLGVASSQYLISENLTKLSFYRTLLGMIVNVVMNWFLIPIYGINGAAFATLVSYSLATFSVGLTRKTFNQLKMMLKSILLLNILSEIYKYVINIKTKD
- a CDS encoding YfhO family protein, which gives rise to MTKPKKTIRESRPQSENFLAKFNLNEIIPQKHHPWVVLLVILILFLIFLNPLYFGNKTFQSGDIITMESMKNYISKDRDGFSLWNPYIFCGMPAYALGTEPTWFNIIYTIYTSIRSVFASAFSVQYAMWSFYLIILGITSYFFVKYLTKNTLVSLFSAIATSFSTGIIVFLFIGHVTKLTSLCMYPLLFMILLKLKEKFTLLDFLLLVITLQIFIQGFHVQIIFYTLFSVGIYYIYYTFRFFKKKENDQLKGLLKSAAAFVIATIIALLIQADNFTQIYEYTPYSTRGTESLLEKEAPKTEKSESDYYNYHTEWSFSPEEVLTFFVPSYYGFGNSKYKGPLTNNQEVEVNTYFGQMLFVDVAMYMGILVFLLGLYAMIALRKDPFVQFLTILTLISLLISFGKNFPLLFDLMFYYFPYFNKFRVPSMMLVLVQMSMPVLAGLGLMKLISLRDGKNEKIKLIIRNISYAITGIFILVILLNNPISKWFVGRVNDYAASIQQSKPQLAQQHQVLADYTAQMFTTDLTLAFLFISIALWSIYLYLNKKLSADILVGVFILLTIVDLWRIDSRGAKYTDNPDIKSLFTKPDYISFIEQQNEKEPFRIFNLKQDGSIGSFNNNANFHAYFLIEDFYGYSGIKPRAYQDYMDVVGPVNPALWNMLNVKYIIANQPIGLPGLKPVYNSANTVVMMNENYLPRMFFINKIEKFSALEFLNKVKSGEINPSEVAIVDKDNLKIDAIDSTASIRLLNYDEALIEAEVNASGNNFIFIGNSYHPGWKAYIDGTRTEVYKTNHGYLGILVTKGKHLLKIEYAPESFFISRNIALVLSSLVILGLIVTLVIEIKRKRK